The genomic region gtaaacaaaatttaaaagagaaatgAATGGCATGTTTACAAATATGAGAATAGAGGAAAAAAGATGCTTACACCCCCAAGTTTCCCGAAATCCAGAGCAGATTGAAATATTGTCTCCATTGCATCGGGCATCTCTGCATGTCCTGTAACCATTAGAAAGTTAAACAGAAGATTATTAGAgaagattaacaaaaaaattatgctTTCATGTCAACTGAAGATATCAGGAAGAACCTAGCGTTCTTATTTAGcgaaacatgcatgcataaataAGACAAGAATGATGCAAAACTGGTTTCCAAATAACATCGATGAAATAGTTTCCACATTATAGGAGCAGAGAAACATTTGGTCTTACTGGTCGTAAGTACTTAACCAATGATGCATATGGCAAAACAAAAAAGGCTCCAGATGACATCTGAGAATTGAATGCATACCGGGCTCAATAGCCTTTGCAAGTTCCTCTGCATGCTCAACTTCTTGGAGAAATTCCCGCTCAATCTGAGAGGAAATATCTTCAGGTCCTTGAGTGTTAACATCAAGGCTTTCGTCCATATCAGGACTATTATGCTTCTTGCTGGTGGTCCTAAATCTTGTAGTTTCTTGACTCGGACTTCCTTCCATAGCTGAGGCAGCCTGTGTATGGCATATATGAAGAGCTTGCTTCCAAATTGCAAGAATTACAAGCTGAATTGAGAATGCTTCTCGATGCTTCCCTGCCTGAGTCTTTTCCCACCATAAAAAGAAACACACAGAGATACCGTAATCAGTTAAAACACATGGGAAATAGAAATAATAATCAGTGTATAGCAGAGAAAACCCATCTTTCTGTATAGCAAATCAAGGGTCTAGTCTAGCTGCATCTGAAGCACATGCATGGAGGTACCAGTATCAACTCTTAGCACCAAAAGATTATATACGCTAATCTTAACAACAGTGcatttttctgaatttttcCAATAAGGAACTTCTACATAGTTACTGATTTTACAGAGGGAACCATAAACAACTTCATACAAGTGGGCATCTCATGATTTACCTTTTCATGAACTAATTCAGTAATAGCAGACACACATTGCTGCAACGAACTAAGCCTTGTCATGCAGTGTGTTGATGGCTGCTCCAACGCATCTCCCATATCCGTTGATCCAAGTGACGTCCCTGGAGCAGAACTCTGACTATCCAAGCTTCCTATGCAACACACGTTACTATTAGCAGCTGCACCCTTGATTGGCATTGGGGCACTTGATGAGGTGGCTAAAGATTCTCGAGGGAGACTCTGTGATTTGTATAAAGAAGGGCTTGGTTTGGAAGCACTAGCTGAGGAAGAAGACACATCAACTGAAGGTCCAGACACAAGAACATAATCTTGATCAATCAACTCCAGCGAATCCATAACTGTGAACGCAAATAAGATAATAGATGCATGTTGTATTAAGACATTTCTGGATGTAGATAACTAATAACGAAATTAGAAGAGTACAACAGAATCCTACCTCTTGATCGAGCATTCACTGGTTTTTGGTGCACAGATCTTAGAGGGTCAGTTAGATTTCTATCTAATGGTCTATGGCCGTCCAACCTAAGACTAGAATTTTCTTTACGTGTTGCACTGCCATATCTGTACGAAGTGGTAGGTGATGCTTCCCGTCTATCACCTTTTGTATCGAGAGAAAATCCATAAGTGTACTTCATCGAGGACCTCCTCCTTGAAAAGGATGGGCTCCCCTCAGGGCCACTGGAATCATCATCTAAATGGAAAGGCAGACAATCCTCTTGAGAACTTTCCTCCATGTTCGTCATTGCATTGCATTCAGATGTAGGAAGTCCATCCACCATTCTTGATGCCCTCCTACTCCTGCATGAAACCGAGAATCATATTAAATATGAGGAAAATTTTTAGTCAAACACATGAAGACTGAACTATTTGCCTCATTTACCTTGCATATGGTGACTGTTGAGAAAGAAATGGGTGATCAAAGAACTCTTCAAATGTTAGGCGTTCCACTGTATACACAATAACAGAGAAAAACAATCAGAACTATGGGGTAATATTAGTTAAACAAATCAGGAGCTCAGCAGATTTCAATCATACTTCCATGCATGCATTCGTTCGTTCATCATTTTCCCTTTGTTTCTAGAATATATTGTATCACATATAAATCTGAGTTTCTTAAGATGCTTCCACATTACTTTAGTCTTCATCTGATGTTTGTTTTGGTCACCTTTTGAATCCTATTACCTTCTATTTACACATCTTCATCCCATCTGAGCCTAGTTTCTCTTATCTACCATTATTAGGAATCACTCTCAACCTTTTCCTAATGCAAACATTTTTTATTGTATTGTCTAGTCACTCCTATATCCATCTTAAATTCTAGTTCACATACTTTATTGGAGATAAGAATCTTGCAGGTTCTACTACACTATCCCTTTCTCACTtgtatcaaaaaacaaaaaaacaaaatgcgCTTAGACTTATTTGGAGCACTACCACAGTAAAGTAACTATGAACTCAATGTGTAACAACAAACCAACTTAGAATTCTTACATGCCTAAGCTGTATACATCTTTTCAGTTCTTATAAAAGTGAAACTAAGCCAAGGTCGTTCTAATTATACAAGAAATCAACAGAACAATAATGATATATCGAGGTTTTACACTGATAGGAACCAGCTCATGCAGCTTGCTTCCATCTCTCACGCACAATCGAGAAACTTGGCAACATAAAAATGATTAAAGCCCGTTTTAGCATTCAATTATTGATCTGTTTTAGCCTAACTTGGAATTACACATGCAAATTTCACTTAATTATATTTTGGATTATGGAACCAAAACTAGATACCTGGATTGCGGCGTAACAATTTCTGACACAATTCCTTGCACTCTGAACTCAAATTGTTGCTATCTGAAGGGAACTGC from Pyrus communis chromosome 9, drPyrComm1.1, whole genome shotgun sequence harbors:
- the LOC137745768 gene encoding serine/threonine-protein kinase ATG1c-like isoform X1, producing MAQASGRGRVVGEYVVGRQIGSGSFSVVWHARHRVHGTEVAIKEIATGRLNKKLQESLLSEIFIMKKIDHPNIIRLHDIIEVPGKINLVLEYCRGGDLFMYIQRHGKVPEALAKHFMQQLVAGLQMLRDNNLIHRDLKPQNLLLSTNDNNSVLKIADFGFARSLQPRGLAETLCGSPLYMAPEIMQLQKYDAKADLWSVGAILFQLVTGRTPFTGNNQIQLLQNILKATELQFPSDSNNLSSECKELCQKLLRRNPVERLTFEEFFDHPFLSQQSPYARSRRASRMVDGLPTSECNAMTNMEESSQEDCLPFHLDDDSSGPEGSPSFSRRRSSMKYTYGFSLDTKGDRREASPTTSYRYGSATRKENSSLRLDGHRPLDRNLTDPLRSVHQKPVNARSRVMDSLELIDQDYVLVSGPSVDVSSSSASASKPSPSLYKSQSLPRESLATSSSAPMPIKGAAANSNVCCIGSLDSQSSAPGTSLGSTDMGDALEQPSTHCMTRLSSLQQCVSAITELVHEKTQAGKHREAFSIQLVILAIWKQALHICHTQAASAMEGSPSQETTRFRTTSKKHNSPDMDESLDVNTQGPEDISSQIEREFLQEVEHAEELAKAIEPGHAEMPDAMETIFQSALDFGKLGGVDELMGNMESAAVFYTKAVRLLVFLLVEAPSLILNPPFSLTNSDRYRLRNYIGILNNRQGYSRSQRMAILKGEEQQCPP
- the LOC137745768 gene encoding serine/threonine-protein kinase ATG1c-like isoform X2, yielding MAPEIMQLQKYDAKADLWSVGAILFQLVTGRTPFTGNNQIQLLQNILKATELQFPSDSNNLSSECKELCQKLLRRNPVERLTFEEFFDHPFLSQQSPYARSRRASRMVDGLPTSECNAMTNMEESSQEDCLPFHLDDDSSGPEGSPSFSRRRSSMKYTYGFSLDTKGDRREASPTTSYRYGSATRKENSSLRLDGHRPLDRNLTDPLRSVHQKPVNARSRVMDSLELIDQDYVLVSGPSVDVSSSSASASKPSPSLYKSQSLPRESLATSSSAPMPIKGAAANSNVCCIGSLDSQSSAPGTSLGSTDMGDALEQPSTHCMTRLSSLQQCVSAITELVHEKTQAGKHREAFSIQLVILAIWKQALHICHTQAASAMEGSPSQETTRFRTTSKKHNSPDMDESLDVNTQGPEDISSQIEREFLQEVEHAEELAKAIEPGHAEMPDAMETIFQSALDFGKLGGVDELMGNMESAAVFYTKAVRLLVFLLVEAPSLILNPPFSLTNSDRYRLRNYIGILNNRQGYSRSQRMAILKGEEQQCPP